The window AATTATTGAAAGCACATATAAAGTTTTCATCGAGATAATCGAACTTATTGAATTATAAATTGCATTGATTCTACATGAAAATAAAGTAAACACAAAACTAGTTCAAAATACACTAAACCAACAAGATTAATTTTATCtgccatgtttttttttttttttttggtgtaaatgttaaaaTCTGCCATGTTAATACAACGAATTGTTACGTGTACTTAATTATTTCTCTTATGCATAGTAACAAAGAGATACTAGTTATTAAACTATATGAAATGTTAGCAGGGAGACTTTGGAAATTTACATACGTAGACACGTCTGCTTTCGGTTGGTACTTCAAGGCTACACTCGCAAGAGAAGGGGTACTTTTTAATATCATTAAATCCTCTTATGCAAGTCCTGTTTCCATTCTCACCTCGCAAGAGAAGGGGTACTTTTTAATATCATTAAATCCTCTTATGCAAGTCCTGTTTCCATTCTCACCACAATTCTTTTCGAAGACTTGTCTTTTTGTGCACACCTTCCCGTTCActtctattatttatttttaccagaaaaatgtatctttaatcagaaaaataataagttgtaaataataaaGTTCAATAAGCAATTGATTGTGCGTGATTAACTagtcaaaaatgaaaaaaaaaaagattaacatATCACGTACCTTTCACATGGTTGAGAATGAAGAACATGAGAACACAAGAAACCATGATCAATGTGGTAGACTTCATGGTACAACAAAAATGATTAAGACCAATACTCTCTTTGTTACACGCAGGAACTTATTGTATGTTTGGCTTTTGTAATACACATATATGCATGCTAGTTTCTTTATAGATAATTGCACAcgttaaaatagatatttacaCTGAATTAGGAGGAACGTTTCGTTATATAGGAAGATAAATGTGGTTTCAGAGAGAACTTAGGAAGAAAAAAATGgaattatgtgaaaataaacAATTCTCAAATGTTATAAACACTCATTCATCTAAAACTGTATGTTTCTAAAGAAATGTTCTCTAATATGATAAGTAATATTGACCAAGTGTCGTAGCTCAACTGGAAAAAGTACACTAAGCAAAGCTTAGAGATCACATGATAATGATGTTTGAGACGAAACTTATTAATATGGATTCATAGAACAGACATGCTTAAATAAGTCAGTAAATGCAAGCACGGGAGGTTGCCTCACTGCGATTGAAGCGGTGGCTTACGACACTCTAGTTTCTCTTCTAATTTCCATCCCTTGAAACTCAATCACAAGAGTTTCAGTTTTGTACTTACAATATACAACTCTGGAGTGATACAAAGaggtaataacaaaattttcttcACCTTTCAGCAGCTTCCCATTTCAACTTGTGTCTCAAGCACAGCACATACAAACTGAATCTCCATATTCTTGACACAGAGCTGTCTCCATTCTTGAAATAGAGCGTTGAGCTCGTACGCTGTGGTTTTCTAATATGTCCATACCCCTTAAACAACGTGAGGCATGGGCCacgatttttaaaatcttaaagtTATAGTTAGTCTGTTATTAAACCAGAATCCAAATGTGGATTGAGAGTATGTAATTTTGAATATCGGATATTATTCAATTCAAACCAAAATTCAAAGTAGTAtccgaaaataaaaattaattaaacataattaatcggaaagtattaaaaaatattacagttgtttaaaaatttagtataaACCACATAAACTATCTAAAGGTGTAGAATTAACCAAAAAGTCTTTATAAGAACTATGACTCTACAAGAATACTCTAATGTATAACTTAGCTTATAGAATTTTTTAATGTAAGTGTAACTAATGTATCTGtataaattaaatgataaaattgtaaaaaggaaaagagattcttacaataatattttttctttggaaAAGAAATACAATTGTTTCTTAATACTTTGGCTTTACCTTTAAAAACTACATAAAACATGATAagtaaattttatgattatatatagaAACTAAAGCTAAATTCACTTGGTTACATCCCAACCACCCACCCTCTACTGATTTTACATGGAGATAAgagtaacaaaaatatattttaaaatacgtTAAACGAGTACTGCTAACTTTATCTGCCATGTTAATACAACGACTTTTTACGTCTATTCATTTCTCGTACGTATAGTAACAAGGAGATACTGGTTTATAAAACTACATGGAATCTTAGCAGGGAGACTTTGGAAATTTACATTTGCAGATACTTTTGCTGTTCACGTTAGGGTTTTCATGGGTACACTCGCAAGAAGTAGGGTGCttgttaattttcttaaatCGTCTTATGCAAGTCTTGTTTCCATCCCAGCCACAGTTCTCATCGTAGTTTTTTGATTTTATGCACACCTTCGCATTCACCTCTGTTATTTCGTATcaccaataaatataaaaaagttcaatTGTATATCAGATCCTTTTTCGTTGTCTCGTAATAACCAGtcagaatcaaaagaaaaaaataacatatcaCGCACCATTCACATCGTTGAGAATGAAGAACACGAGAAGAAAAGAAACCATGATCAATGTGGTAAACTTCATGATTCAACAAAAACaatgattaagaaaatatattctcTTTGTTACGTGCAGGAACTTCTTGATTGTTTGGCTTTTGTAATAAACATACATGCACGCTAGTCGCTAGTTTTCTTTATAGATAACTGCACACgttaaaaatagatatttacaCTAAACTAGGAGGAACTTTTATGGTGTCAGagggaacttttttttttagtcaAGGTTTGAGAGAGAActtaggaaaaaaaatgaagatgaaaaagaatataaagatgtttaataattttttttaaaaaaatctaacatgTTATTACATAGAGAGAGACAGTCATTCACCTAATAGGCTAATACTGTAGTATGTTTCTGATAAAATCATTCTCTTATactataaataatatttgaaaaacaaaCAATCAAAATTATAGCTGAGACATGATATAGATGGATTGCTCGGGCGGTTGCCTCACTGCGATTGAAGCGGTTTGACACTCTCTAGTTTCTCTTCTAAGTTCCATCCCCTGAAACTCAACCACAAGAGTTTTTAGTTTTGTGCTTACAATACCAACCCTTGAGGGATGCAGAGAGGTAATAACAAAACTGTCTTCACCTTTCAGAAGCTTCCCTTTTCAACAAATCGATTTGTGTCTCAAGCACAGCACACGCAGACTGAATCTCCATGTTCTTGACACAGAGTTGTCTCCATTCTTGAGATAGAGCGTTTAGCTCGTACGCTGTGGTTTGCTGATATGACCCCATACCAAAGTTTCAGTTTAGCCGTAACACAAAGAGAAGACTGCTATGTAGAAAATGTGTGAATAAATACTTCATTATCACCTGATGATACTTCCTCTCACGATTAACTTTTTCAATCTCCTCGTTCTGCTCTTGAGCTAGTCTTTGCATTCTGGAAAACAGAGACCAAGTAATGTGTCGAGATCAATCTCGGTGTGTTCAAGTCCAAAGCCAGTAATTATGTAAGAGAAAAAAGAGTGATGTCCCAAGagttttttatgtttcataCGAAAGAAGAAGCTCTCACACAGAAAGCacaagaagaaaacacaaagcaAGTCTCATGTGCAAAAGCCAACGAAGCATTTTATGCAATGAAATCGACAACGAAGTTATCAAGAACGCTTCCACAGAATAAATACACCAGCCCATCAACTAAATAGCTTGAACATTTTTAATCACCCAAAGTTGCAATGTAACGAGTGAAAATTCAATTAATGCTCTGCTTTACACATAGATTTGAAAACAAACCTGGTCAAGAATACTTCTAGGCGATGATTGTTCTGTCTCCAAAGCTCAGGCCCTTGTTTTGACATCATTTCCAAATTTTCAAGCCTGTGAGAGGAATGGAGTATGTAACAACTTGTCAGAAGTCAGAACTTAGAAGAGGATAACACATCAGTGATAAAAAGCATTAACAAGTTGTGCTTACTCGATCATCTTCTGTTGCAATGACCGTTGAGTCTTGTGAAGATACTGCTTCCAGGCAGCATCATCATTTTTCTTACTAGCAGGCGGCAATTCATGCTTATACCGGGACTCGAAATCGATCCGCACTGGTGGCTTCCCGGCTCGAACACGCTCATACTCTTTGCCTAGAACTGGGCAGTTCTGATATTCGTGTAAAGAACAGCACAAACAATCAACACATGAGACATTGAATAAACAAGTTCGCCCATTTTACGTACAAACAGTTCTTACATTTTCAAGAAAAAGCTATATAGATAAAATCAAATACCGTAACCTGTTCATGAGGTTCCATCAAATAGTTGATTCAAAAACCCAGAAACTAAAAACTAATTGAAACTTATAGAAACCACCTACACTCGTGAGCAAGCACCCTAACATAACAAAGGAAGTAAAACCCTAATCCACAATAAACCCTAATTCCGACAAAATTCATTAACAAGCAAATCGATACATAAGGATACAGAGTGAAATTGACCTCGAAATCGAACTTGGGAAGAGGAGGGAGATCCTTGAGGAAGTCAGCAGGCTTCTTAGAGCTCCGACGCATCTCTTCCTCCACCAAGCGGTCCACCTCAGCCTTAATCAGTGGATTGCCGTAGTCATCGTCTATATAAGGAAGCGCATCGATAACTTCTGCGTTCGCCGCGCTCGCCCACGGCTTCGTAGCCTCCGGCGCCGCCTCCAGCATCAAAACGTCTCCATTGTTCGTCGCCATTACCGTCTCGATTGCACAGCCTGAAAGTGTCGAGAGATAGAGGAAAAAACCCAcgtgaaaaaaaatataatatagtttcTTGGACCCGACCCGTTTCCATTGGGCCTCAAGGCCCGTCATCagtttaaaaaaagttattaacaattattaaaatattgacaattaatataattatctcttttataaaatttattaacaaacTAGAGTGTTTCTCCGGGCTATGCCCGGATAATTTacttaatttgcttaataatattatagtaGTACATGGTGGAGCCGGATACGTTGATGATGCATTGTGTTGTTTTGGTATTGTGATTTTATCGTTAGGTTTTTAAAGGTTTTGTTTTCCCATGTTACCTATAATTGTCTATGAATAGAACAATGGAAATTACTTAGCTTGATTAGATTGATATAAGAATAACCATCATATTCATATACGGAGGTATTGATAAATCTTATCTTTGTAATGATAAAATTGACAATTAGCGTTATTAGTGGTTTTATTGTTCGACCAAACTTAGGTATTTATTAGTATACAACTCAAATAGTGTAAagaaaaagatttaaaattttgatcttAATTTTAACAATTTATATGAACCGTAAATTAATTACTTTCCTTATTCTATCTGAAATTGATTTTAAGAATTATGTATTGTATTAAACTATGTTTTTATAAAGTAGTAACTCtagaaatttataatattatatagttagATAATTGTTTAGATTGTTTAAGGTTGCGAAAAAGGTTTGAAATGGTagaccaaaaatataaattgatattGCTTTAAGACCCAACGTAATGATAAAGTAAAAATGAGTTAAGAATTTGGGGCTTTAAATGTACTGGGCCTTGAATCTGATGATTCTGAATAAaccattattttgtttttttttacttcatcGTCAGGAGACTTGTCAGGATATCCTTCCTACAAACCTTTTTTCTGTTT is drawn from Brassica rapa cultivar Chiifu-401-42 chromosome A05, CAAS_Brap_v3.01, whole genome shotgun sequence and contains these coding sequences:
- the LOC117133957 gene encoding defensin-like protein 229, coding for MKFTTLIMVSFLLVFFILNDVNEVNAKVCIKSKNYDENCGWDGNKTCIRRFKKINKHPTSCECTHENPNVNSKSICKCKFPKSPC
- the LOC103869601 gene encoding pre-mRNA-splicing factor SPF27 homolog, with the translated sequence MATNNGDVLMLEAAPEATKPWASAANAEVIDALPYIDDDYGNPLIKAEVDRLVEEEMRRSSKKPADFLKDLPPLPKFDFENCPVLGKEYERVRAGKPPVRIDFESRYKHELPPASKKNDDAAWKQYLHKTQRSLQQKMIELENLEMMSKQGPELWRQNNHRLEVFLTRMQRLAQEQNEEIEKVNRERKYHQQTTAYELNALSQEWRQLCVKNMEIQSACAVLETQIDLLKREASERGWNLEEKLESVKPLQSQ